Within the Blastocatellia bacterium genome, the region CAACGCAATCAATACCCTGAACAATCTCATCGAGACCCTGCGCGACGGCCAGGAAGGCTTTAAGGAAGCTGCCGACAATGCCAAGAGCGCCGATCTCAAATCCCTCTTCAACCAGGTGAGCCTGGAGCGCGCGCAGATGGTTGGCGAGCTTCAGCAGGAAGTTCGCGGCCTCGGCGGCGACCCGGAAAACACCAGCTCGACGGCGGGCGCGCTGCACCGCGCCTGGATCAACATCAAAGGCACGCTGACGGGCCGCGACGATCAATCCATCCTCAACGAATGCGAGCGCGGCGAAGATTCGGCGGTTCGCTCGTATGAGGGCGCGCTCAAAGAGCAGAGCCTTCCGGCGGTCGTGCGCACACTGGTTGAGCGCCAGTTCACCCAGATCAAACAGGTGCATGACCGCGTCAAGAGCATGCGCGATGCGCAAAGCGCCGTCAGCGGACGCCGCTAAGCAATCCATTGCCTGAGCTGCAAACTAACCGGAGTGCGACCACGGGTTGTCGTGCTTCGGTTGGTCTGTGGCAGGCGTGATGATCTCGATGGCGAAAGAAGAGTTGGAGTTGAAGCGGCGCGAGATTGACGAGGAAACGGCGCGTTTGCGGCGGCGGCTGGAGGATATTGAGAACGTCGTTCAGAATGCGCCCGGCTCGCACCGGTCGGGCGCGATATCGTCTGAGACCTTACGCGCCGAGCGCGAAGTGCGCGATCTGGTGCTTGCCCTTGTCGAGATGGATCGCCGCCGCCAGGAAATCACCGTCGAGCTGAGCTTACATCGCTGAAGATTAAGAGAGCTTTCGCTCTAACTCGTTCAGTCGCCTGCCGTGCCTTTTTTGCTCGCCTTTTATCTCAAGGAAATCCTCGTTCAGCACGTCAAGTTTACCGTCCAGCTTGTAAAGCTTTTCATCCACTTCTTCTCGGAACGATTGAATCTCTGCGCTCAGGTCAACCCGAACCTTGGTGATTTCCGTGCTCAGGTCATGGCGAACTTTGATAATCTCGGCGCTCAGGTCATGGCGAACTTTGATAATCTCGGCGCTCAGGCTTTCGCCCAGAGCGTTGATGCGCTCCAAGATGGTTTCAATCGTCGGCTGCGTCGGCGGTACGGTCAGGTCATCACTCATATCACATCACCTCGTTCTTCTTGTTGAGATTATGCTTTCTCTATCGTTGCTTGTCCATCGGATTATAAGTCGCAATTCGACGTAAAAGCAAGCGAGTCGTTACCCAACCAGCGGCTTATTGACTTGCGACCTGCATGACGGCACGGGCGGCGCCCTCGGCCCCTGCGCCACCGCCGCTGGCTAATCTTTGTTGCACTCCTTCAAGATCACGCCGCATCGCGGCCATTCGCGCCGGGTCATTGAGAATGCTTTGCACTTCAGCGGCGATGCGCTCGCCAGTGGCCTCGTGCTGAATGAGTTCAGGGACGATGCGGCGGCCTGCGATCAGGTTGACCATGCCGAAGGTGTCGAGGCGAATCAGCGGGCGCAGCAGTCTCCAGTTCACAGATGAAGCGCGATAGACAATGACCATCGGCGTGCCCGCGAGCGCCGTTTCGACGGTCGCCGTGCCGCTAGCGACAATGGCGAACGCGGCGTGAAAGAGCGCGTTATAAGTGTCCCGTTCGATCAGCGTGACGGGCGGCGCGTGCGCCGTCTGCGCCACCATGCGCGCGACCTGATCGCGGCTGACCGTGCTGGCGAGCGGCAGGACGAATTGCGCGTCGTTCAATCGTCGCGCCGCATCGAGCATGATGGGGACATGGTAGTGAATCTCTTTGTGTCGGCTGCCGGGCAGAAGCGCGATGATCGGGCGCGACAACTCAAGCCGATACTGCTCACAAAACGCTTCGCGGCTCGCGGTGCGCTGCACAGCGCCAACCAGCGGGTGGCCGACATATTCGACCGCCATGTCTTTGCCCTGGTAAAACTCGACTTCAAACGGCAGGATGACCAGCATACGCTCGACATCGCGGCGCAGGGCGCGCACGCGGTAACCTCGCCAGGCCCAGACCTGCGGGCTGATGTAATAAACGATACGCAAGCCGGAGCGCCGGAGCGTTCGCGCCAATCGCATATTGAAATCCGGCCAATCGATCAACACGACCGCCGCCGGTCGTCGCTCGC harbors:
- the lpxB gene encoding lipid-A-disaccharide synthase translates to MSDELESRLQLQMSKSAPNSRPDHSSLITDHSSLKIMIVAGEASGDRHGAALALALRRLYPETVFELFGAGGEEMRAAGVETLVDAREVAIIGIPEIARGLGKLYGAYRKLSQAARERRPAAVVLIDWPDFNMRLARTLRRSGLRIVYYISPQVWAWRGYRVRALRRDVERMLVILPFEVEFYQGKDMAVEYVGHPLVGAVQRTASREAFCEQYRLELSRPIIALLPGSRHKEIHYHVPIMLDAARRLNDAQFVLPLASTVSRDQVARMVAQTAHAPPVTLIERDTYNALFHAAFAIVASGTATVETALAGTPMVIVYRASSVNWRLLRPLIRLDTFGMVNLIAGRRIVPELIQHEATGERIAAEVQSILNDPARMAAMRRDLEGVQQRLASGGGAGAEGAARAVMQVASQ
- a CDS encoding PA2169 family four-helix-bundle protein, whose protein sequence is MDNDNAINTLNNLIETLRDGQEGFKEAADNAKSADLKSLFNQVSLERAQMVGELQQEVRGLGGDPENTSSTAGALHRAWINIKGTLTGRDDQSILNECERGEDSAVRSYEGALKEQSLPAVVRTLVERQFTQIKQVHDRVKSMRDAQSAVSGRR